A stretch of Arctopsyche grandis isolate Sample6627 chromosome 9, ASM5162203v2, whole genome shotgun sequence DNA encodes these proteins:
- the LOC143917083 gene encoding uncharacterized protein LOC143917083 — MECRLCLGPAPAESSVSIFGDPHPERLEQRIRTCCQIQVKRDDGLPDRVCISCKTTLDSLISFRKACFQNNESSQLRLDDCLKIKTEEVLLEDSIWDDESSQSTIHRKNSEMCVKPFPSKSELILHKRSHPGEKLFKCDICLKSFSRKYTLVRYLRSITGEKPYNCEICLKSFSAKFSLDNHKKSHAGIKPHKCNIC; from the exons atggagtgcaggctttgtctcggaccagctccggccgaatcttccgtctccatcttcggcgatcctcatccagagcgtctggagcaacgcattcggacctgctgtcaaattcag gttaaaagagacGATGGGTTGCCAGACAGGGTGTGTATTTCGTGTAAGACCACTCTGGATtcgttgatcagctttcgaaaggcttgttttcaaaacaacgaatcgtctcaactgaggttagacgattgcttgaagatcaagactgaagaagttttattggaagattcaatatgggacgatgagtcttcacaatcgacaattcaccgaaagaatagtgaaatGTGCGTAAAGCCATTTCCCAGTAAATCTGAACTTATATTACACAAAAGATCACATCCTGGAGAAAAgctgttcaaatgtgatatttgtttaaaatcattttctcgaaaatataCACTTGTCAGATATTTGAGATCTATtacaggggaaaagccatacaattgtgaaatttgtctgaaatcattttcTGCAAAATTTAGTCtcgataatcataaaaaatcgcatgctgggataaaaccacacaaatgtaacatttgttaa